Sequence from the Catenuloplanes indicus genome:
ATGCCGGCGAGCTTCACGCCGAGTCCGATCTGAGCGGGGTTTGTCCCGCCAGCCGTGTCCTGCGGTGAGCCGGCTGAGCGAACCATCTGGCTGAGCGTGTCCTGGAAGACGGCGTTACTGGACTTGAATCCAGCCGTGTTCACGTTGGCAATGTTGTTGCCCGTGATATCCATCATCTGCTGGTGGACACGGAGGCCGCCGATACCCGAGAACAGCGAACGCAGCATAGAGGTGGTTTCCTTTGTTCGGTGGTGTGTTGCTGGACCGGTTGTTCACCACGAAGCGTTTAGCTGGGCTTCGCGGCCTGACGAACATCCTTGACGTCTGACAGCGCTACATCCTTGTCCCCGATTTTCAGCGTCGGGGTGCTGCCACCAAATGTCGCCGACGTGACGACACCAGTAATGTCGGCACCGCCGGCCGGATCCTTAGCGGTCACCGTCTTCCCGATCAGATTGCTCGCGCCCAGCATCAGCTGGCTCTGCAGCATCGACGCCTGCCCGCTGGCCAGCGTGTCCAGTTTCGCCACGCTGTCCGCGATCGCGCCGAGTTTCTCCACCTGGGTGAACTGCGCGGTCTGGGTGAGGAACTGGGTGGCGTCCGCCGGATTGCTCGGATCCTGGTATTTCATCTGCGCCACCAGCAGCTTCAGGAACGTGTCCTGGTCGAGCTTGTTGCTGGACTTCGCGGCCTCCTGGTTCGATTTGCCCAGCACATCGCTGATGTTGGTATATCCGGACCCGCCTACGGCGCCCGTGGTCATGTGTCCCCCTTAGGCCGTGGTGTCGACCCGGCGTGTGCCGCCGCGGTCGGTGAAGAAGCCGCGCGAGGCACCGGCCGGTGCGGCGGCCGGCTCCGCGACCGCGGACGCGTCGCCGTATCCACCGCGGTTCTGGTTGCGCAGCGCGAACTGGCGCTGGTACGCGTCCGTGTTCTGCTGCGGCGTGCCGGAGCCGAGGTCGAGGTTCGTGTTGCCGAAGCCGGCGTCCTGCAGCTCCTTGCGCAGGTCGTTCATCGAGTTGCGCAGCGCCTCCCGGCCCGCCTCGGTGCCGCCGGTCAGCTGCACGTTGATGTCGCCGTTGCGGATCTCCGCCACCACGCTCACCGGGCCGAGGTCGACCGGGTGCAGGTGCACGGTGAGCCGGTGGATGCCGTCCGCCTCCAGCCGCAGCGGCGCGATGTGCATCGCGACCTGGTGGGACGGCGGCGTGTTCGGCGTGCCGGTGTAGGCCGGTGCCGGCGTGACCGCGGTGACCGGTGCGGACGGTGCCGGCGCGGCGGGCTGCGCGATCGCACCCGCGGCCAGAGACGGGTCCGGCGTGCCGGCCGACCGCGCCGCGGCGCGTGCGGGATCCGGACCCGGCGTGGGTGTGGTCTGCGGCCCGGCCGCGGTCGCGTCCGGCGCGGTCTCCAGGGGCGTCGAGGGTACGGCCGGAGCCGCGGTCCCGGACGCGTCGCCACCCTGCTGCCCGCCGCCGGCCGTGGCGTCCTGGCCGGTGGCCGCCGTGGCGGTGGTGGCGGTCGTGGTGGACGCCGGGCCGGTGGTGCCGCCGGCGTCGGACGGGGCCGTGGTGAGCGCCGGGTCGGCGGCGAGCGCCGGGTCCGCCGGTGCGGCGGTGGCCGGTGCCGGGGTGAGCGCGCCGGGCAGCGCGACGGTCTCGCCGTCGGCCACCGGCGTGAGGCCCTCCGGCAGCGGGCCGCCGGTCCGCGTGACGTCGGCGGGGGTGATCGTGGTGGGCGCGGTGCCGGCGACCGGGCCGGCCGCCTGGGCGAGCCCGGCGCCGGCCGGGGTGATCGGCGTGGCCGCCGTGGCCTGTCCGGTCACGGCCGGTGCGGCGGTGGTGTCGGCCGGTGCGGTGGCGGCGCCGGCGGGCGCGGGCGAGGTCGGGATCACGGACGCGAGCAGCGCGGTGGCGGCGTCCATCGGCACGGCGGCCGGCTTCTGCGCGTCCCCCGCGTCGGCGGTGGTGGTCTCCGCGGCCTCGGCCTTCGCCTCGCCCTCGGCGGTCTGCTCGGTGCCCTCGGCCGCGCCGGTCTCCCGCGCTTCGCCGGTCTCCCGCGCTTCGCCGGTCTCCCGCCGCCCGCGGGCCTCCTTCGCACCGCCGGTCTCCCCGGTCTCGCGTGCGGCACGGGCGTCACCCGCGTCCCGCGAGTCACGGCTCTCCCGGGTGTCACGTGATTCCCGGACCTCACGGCTCGCGCGTACACCGCCGGCCTCGCCGGCGTCACGGGTCTCGCGGGTGCGGGTGTCGCGGACCTCGCGGCCGAGGCGGTTGTCCCGCGGCGGCCGGGCCGCGTCGTGGTCGCGGCGCTCGGCGGAGCGGTCGTCGTGACGCGGGGAGTCCGGGCGCTGCGACTGCGGGCGCTGGGTCTCCGGCCGCTTCGAGTCCACCTCGGTGGCCAGCATCGAGGAGAACGCGTCGGCGTCGCCGCCGGGCCGCTTGGCGGTGGCGCCGGAGGCGGTGGTCTTCGCCGTGGCGTTCGACGCGTTGATGGACATCGGGTTGGTCATCGGCTGGAACGTCTCCCTAAAAAAGGCGATATTTCCGGTCGCAGTCGGGGTCAGCCGAGGGCGGCCAGTGCGGCCTTCACCTTCGGCACGTACGCCTGGGTCTCCGCGAACGGCGGGATCCCGTCGTACTTGCGCACCGCACCGCCGCCGGCGTTGTAGGCCGCCAGCGCAAGGTCGAGCGACTTGAACTCCTTCAGGTTCGACTTCAGCAGCTTGGCCGCCCCCTCGATGGCCTGCTTCGGGTCGAACGCGTTGTCGACGCCGAGACCGCGTGCGGTCGACGGCATCAGCTGCATGAGGCCCTGCGCACCGGCCGGGCTGACCGCCCGCGGGTTGTAGCCGGACTCCACCTTCGCGACCGCGGCCAGCAGCTTCGCCGGTACGCCGTGCTTCGCCGCGGCCTGCGTGAACAGGTCCGCGTACGGCACGCCGCTCAGCGACGCACTGGTGCCGAGCGCGGCGGCGCGCAGCCCGGGCACCGCCGCGGCGGAGACCGGCCCGGTGGCGGCCGATTCGTCGATCACCCGGCGGATCGTGCTGGGCGTCTCGTACACCTTCTGGATCTTGACGTGGTCACCCGGCTTCGGCGCGGCGATCATCTTGTTGTCGCCGAGGTAGATGCCGACGTGGTCCACCGGCCGGTTGAACGCGAGGATGTCGCCCGGCTTGGCCTGCGCGAGGCTCTGCACCGCGGTGCCGGCCTTCGCCTGGTCGGCCGCGATGCGCGGAAGCTTGACGCCCATGTCGGAGTAGGCGCGTTGCACAAGAGACGAGCAGTCCAGGCCCTTGTCCGGATTCGTGCTGCCGAACACGTACGGCACGCCGAGGTACTTCTTCGCTGCCTCGACGATGCCGGCGCCGGTGGCGCCGCTCGTGGCCGGCGAGGACCCGGTCGCCGCGGTGAGCGCGGAGGCGAAGCTGGCGCCCTTCGCGGCGGTGGTGCTGGTGGTGCTGACCGTTACCGGGTTCGTGCTGGTCGGATTAAGGCCTAGCTGAGTCTGCAGTTGCGCGATGCGCTGCTGGACGTTAGCGATGCCTTTGATCACGCACTGGCTCCCCGGGCCGAAGCCCGCTGGCCGTTCGTCACGGCCAGTTCGTCGATCGCCTTCTGGTCACTTGCCATCTCGTGGGCCTTGCGAGCCTCGGCGTGCCGCTCGGCCAGCCGCTCCACCGCACGCCGCTTCTTGGCGGCGTCCGCGAGCAGCTGCTGCTGCAGCGCCGTGACCTCACCGGCCTCGACGACCTTCGCCTCCGCGGCGGCCAGGTTGGCGGCGAGCGCCTGCCGGGCCACCAGGGCGGCGACGATCGCCCGGGCGGTACCTTCGGTCGGCGCCTCCGCGCCGACCAGGTCGAGCGACGCCCGCTTCGCCAGGTCCTGAGCACTGCGCTCGGCGGACTTGGCACGGACGAGCTCGCCCTTCGCCGCGTCTTCCTGCGCCTGTCGAGCGCGGAGCACCGGTGCAAGGCGGAAGTGGCGGCGGTTCATCATGACCTTCCTTCAATCGGCAGGCTGTCGGCGTTCAGTAGGGAATTCAGCAAAGCCCAGGAATGCTCGGCCGGGGTCGGCTCGTCCAGGCTCTGCCGAAGGAAGGCGAGGATCTGTGGCCACATGGCGTTGGCCAGGTCGGCGTCCGGGTTGGTGCCGGGGACGTACGCGCCGATCTCGACCAGCTCGCGCACGTCGCGGTGTGCGGCCAGCAGCCGGCGCAGCCGGGTGGCGAGCGCACGCTGCTCCGGCGTGGTGACCACGTTCGCCACCCGGGAGATCGACTCCAGTGCCTCGATCGCCGGGAAGTGCCCGGCCGTCGCCAGCTTCCGGTCCAGCACGATGTGGCCGTCCAGGATGCCGCGCGCCGCGTCCGCGATCGGCTCGTTGTGGTCGTCGCCCTCGACCAGCACGGTATAGAGCGCGGTGATGCTGCCGACCGCGCCCGGACCGGCGCGTTCCAGCAGCGACGCCATCATGCCGAAGACCGACGGCGGGTAACCGCGGGTGGCCGGCGGCTCGCCGACCGACAGACCGACCTCACGCTGGGCCATCGCGGTACGCGTGACGCTGTCCATCATCAGCAGCACGTCGTTGCCCTCGTCGCGGAACCACTCGGCCATCCGGGTCGCCACGAACGCGGCCCGCAGGCGCACCAGCGGCGGCTGGTCACCGGTCGCGATCACCACCACGGACCGCGCCAGCCCCTCGGGGCCCAAGTCGCGCTCCAGGAACTCGCGGACCTCGCGGCCGCGCTCGCCGATCAGCCCGATCACCGCGATCTCGCAGTCGCAACCACGGGTGATCATGCTCATCAGCGAGGACTTGCCGACGCCGGAGCCGGCGAAGATGCCCATCCGCTGGCCGCGGCCGAGCGGGATCAGCGTGTCCAGCACCCGTACGCCGAGCGGCATCGGCCGCTCCACGGTCTGCCGGGCCAGCGCGGACGGTGGCACCGCGTCGATGCTGACCCGCTGACCGCGCAGCGGCGGGCCGCCGTCCATCGGCCGGCCCAGCCCGTCCAGCACCCGGCCGCGCAGGTCAGGGCCGACCGGCACCTGCAGCGGTGCGCCGGTGTTCACCACCGGCGCACCGGTGCCGATGCCGGTGATCGGGCCCAGCGGCAGGCAGCTGAGCCGCTCGCCCTCCAGCGCGACCACCTCGGCCAGGATCGGCTCGTCGTCGCCGCCGATCTGCAGCAGGTCGCCGACCCGGGCGCCGATGCCGCTGACCGTGACGCGCAGGCCGACCGCGCCGGTGACCTCGCCGACCGCCATCGGCCGGGCCGCACGCACCGCGGAGCTGAGCCGGTTGCGCAGTGTCGACGTGCTCACAGGTCCAGCACCTCCCTCACCCGGGCCATCGCGGCCGCGATGGTGGCGTCGATCGTCGTGGGACCGCATTCGGCGACCGCGTCGCCCGGCTGCAGGCCCGGATCGGGCTGCATCCGGATCACCCGTCCCTCATAAGTGAACTCGCCACCGGTAGCGCTGGTCAGCAGGTTTTGGTAATCGTTCGGGTGCAGCCGGACCCGGACGTCGCCGGTCGGCGGCGCCATCGCGAGCGCGCGGTGGATCGCGTCCAGCCCGCCGTTCGCCGCCGTCGCCAGCTCCCGGCCGATCACCGCCTCTGCCAGCTCCAGTGCGCTGGCCAGCACGGTCTCCTGCAGGTCGGCGAGGGTGGGCACGATCCGCGCGTCCAGCCGGGTCACGGCCGCGCCGATCGCGGCGATCGCGGAGGCCAGCGCGGCCTCCCGCCGGGCCTCGTGCGCGCGGTGCGCGGCCTCGGCCTGGTCGCGCGCGGCGTGCGCGGCGACCGCGGCGGCCTGCTGGCCCTGCGCCCAGCCCTCGGCGTAGCCGGCGGTGCGGGCCGCGGTCCGGGCTCGTTCCACCGCCTCCGGCGGCACCGGGGCCTCGTGGCGCAGGTCGATGTCGAACCGCGCGGCCGAGACGTGGCCGGCGTTCTCGGCCCGGATGATCGGATCAGGCGATGAGCTCATCCTCCGCGTCACCGCCGCCCCGCTGGATCTCGATCTGTCCGGAGTCCTCCAGCGCGCGGATGACCTGGACGATCTTGGTCTGTGCTTCCTCGACCATCCGGAGCCGGACCGGGCCCAGCAGGTCGATCTCCTCGAGCAGGTTCTCCCGGGCGCGCTCGGAGAGGTTGCGCACGACCTTGTCGCGTACCTCCTCGGCGACGCCCTTGAGCGCGGTGGCCAGGTCGTTCGACTCGACCTGACGCAGGATCAGCTGGATCGCGCGGTCGTCCAGCGTCTTGATGTCCTCGAACATGAACATCCGGCGCCGGATCTCCTCGGCCAGCTCCGGGTCACGGCCCTCCAGGCCCTCCAGGATGAGCCGCTCCGAGCCGCGGTCCGACCGGTTGATGATGTCCACCAGGGGTTGCAGGCCGCCGACCGTGGACAGCTCGGACGGCTGCAGCACGGTGCTGAGCTTCCGCTCGAACGCGATCTCGACCTGCCGGATGACCTCGGGGGAGGTGCGGTCCATCTTCGCGATCCGGTGCGCCACGTCGGACTGCGCGTTCGCGTCCAGGCCGGAGAGGATCTGCGAGGCGAGCGTGGACGGCAGGTGCGCCAGGACCAGCGCGATCGTCTGCGGGTGCTCGTGCTGCAGGAAGGACAGGACCTGCCGCGGGTCGGCGTGGCTGAGGAAGTTGAACGGCATGTCCGTCATCGACGCGTTCAGCCGGTCCAGGATCATCGAGGCGCGTTCCGGGCCGAGCGACGCCTCCAGCAGCTCCCGGGCGTATTCCAGGCCGCCCTGGCCGGCGTGCCGCACCGTGATCTGCGCGTGGAACTCGTCCATCACGGTGTCGGCGGTCTCCGACTCCACCCGGCCCAGCCGGGCGATCTCCGCGGAGAGTTCCTCGACCTCGCTCTCCTTCAGCTGGGCGAGCAGCTTGGCGGAGCGCTCCTTGTCCATCTGGACCAGCATCACGGCGGCCTTGCGCAGGCCGGTCATCGTTCCGCTTGCCACCCGGCACCCCCATCTCGCGAAAATGCGGCAGGCCCGGCCGGGTCTCCCCGGCCGGGCCTGTAGTTCACTAGCGGCGCTCCGACATCCAGCCGCGCAGCATCTGGGCGACCTCGTCCGGCTGGTCGTCGACCATGCGCTCGATCTCCTTCTGGCGCATCGCGCGATCCTCCGCGTGCTGGTCGTTCGCGCGCTCGATCTCGACCTGCGTGCTCATCGAGGCGCGGCGGGCGCGCTCGGCCTCCTCCTCCGCGGCCAGGCGGGCCAGCTCCTCCTCGGTCAGGCGCTGGCGGCGGGCCTTCCGGCCGGCACGCCAGGCCACGAAGACCAGGATCAGCAGGATCAGCACGACCGCGCCGGTCTTGGCCAGCGACAGGTAGGTGGCCTGCTTGTCCGCGGTGGTCGCCTGGTTCAGCGACGCGGCGGCGGCCTCCGCGGCCGTGGTGTCGAACGGCACGGCCGACACCGCGAGCGTGTCACCGCGGGTGGTGTCGATGCCGGCCGCGGACGCGACCAGCTTCTCCACCTCGGCCGGGTCCATGCCGCCCGCGGCCGCGCTGTTGATGATGACGCCCATGTTGAGCTTCTTCAGCGCGCCACCGGCGGCCTTGCGGACCTCCTCGGTCTTGTTGACCGCGTTGTTCTTGGTGGACGTGGTCGACTCGTACGAGCCGTTCGCACCGTTCGCGTTGCCGTTCGGCACCTGGATGTTGTCCGGGCCGAGCACGCCGGCCGCGGTGTTGCCGCCGTTCGCGTACGTCTCCCGGCTGTTCGACTCGGACAGCGCCGGCACGGTCGGGTCGTAGCTGTACTTCGTGGTCTTGGTCTCGGTGTTGTCGAAGTCCAGGTCCGCGGTGGTGGTGACGGTCGAGTTGCCCGGGCCGAGCACCTTGTCCAGCATCGCCTGGATCTTGTTGTTCATCTGGGTCTGGAACGCGGCGGTCTTCTGGTCGCCGTCGCCGCTGCCCGCGCCGACCGTGCTGCCGTCTCCGGCGGAGAGCACCTTGCCGGAGGAGTCGGCCACGGTCACCGCGGTCGGGTCGAGCCCGTCGACGCTGGACGCGACCAGGTGCACGACCGACTGGACCTGCTGGTTGGACAGCGGGGTGTTGCCCTGCGCGGCGATCAGGACGGAGGCGGTCGGCTTCTCCGCGTCGTCGGAGAAGACGTCCTTCTGCGGGATCGCCAGGTGCACGGTCGCGGCCTGGACGCCGTCGATCGAGCCGATGGTCTTGTTGAGCTCGCCCTCCAGCGCCCGCTGGTAGCCGACGTGCTGCATGAACTCCGAGGTGGTGATGCCCTGCTTGTCCAGCAGCGCGTAGCCGGAGTCGGAGTTGGCCGGCAGTCCCGCGCCGCTCATCTGGATCCGCAGGTCGTAGACCTGGTCCTTCGGAACCATGATGGTCGCGCCGCCGTCGGCGAGCTCGTAGGCGACACCCTCAGCCGTGAGATTCTCGACGATCGCGCTCGCGTCCTCACCGGAGAGGTTGTTGAACAACATCGCGTACGAGGGCTTCGAGGCCCAGGTGGCGAAGAAGTAACCGCCGATGGCCAGGGCGATGACCGCGAAGATCGTGACGGCCTTCTGGCCGGTGGTGAAGGAGGCGAACGAGTCGGTCAGGCGGCGGACGGGCGCCGGAAGCCGGTTCTTCATTAAGCCTGCATCCTCATAATCTCTGTGAAGGCCTCAACGGCCTTGTTCCGAACTGCCACGGTGAGTTGGGTCGCCAGCGCCGCTTCGGTGCTGGCCATCGTGTAGGCGGCTGGATCCGAGAGAGTGCCGTTAGCGGCTTGTACAGCCAGTTCATCGGCACGGCCCTGGACCTTCTGAAGGTTTTCCAGACCGCTGCTGAGCATCGAGGCGAAGTCCCCGTTCGGGCCGGAGACGGCCGGCGTGGACGACGGCGCGCTCGGTGCGACGGGCGCGATCGGCAGTGCGGCGCCGATGCCGGAGATGCCGGAGATCGGAGATGTCATCAGGAGCCCTTCCCGAGCTGGATGGCGGCGTTGTAGGAGTCCTTGGCGCGTTCGACGACGGAGAGGTTGGCCTGGTAGCCGCGCTGTGCCATGACCAGCTGGCCCATCTGGGAGCCGAGGTCGATGTCGGGCATGCGCACGTATCCGTCGGCGTCCGCGAGCGGGTGGTTCGGGTCGTGCACCAGCCGGCCCTCGGCACTGCCGAACGCGGCGCCGCCGACCTGCACGCCGTTGCCGTCACCGGCCTCCTGCGCGATGACGTAGCGCTCCCGGAACGCCGCCTCCGACGTCCGGGTGACCGTGTTCATGTTCGCGACGTTGTCCGACACCGCGTCCAGCCACTTGCGGTAGACCGTGACGCCGGTGCTGGCGACGCCGATCGCGTTGAATGTGCTCACCGGTTATCCCCCTCAGCCCTTCAGAACCGTGCTGATCAGGCCGTACTTGCTGTCCAGGGCGCGCAGCGTGAGCTGGTACCGCATGGACGTGTCGACGTGCGAGAGCGTCTCCTCGTCGAGGTTGACGTTGCTGCCGTTGAGCCGCGTCGGCTCCAGCGAGCGGTCCACGCTCGGCGCGACGCGGGTCGGCTGGCCGGTCTCGACGGCGTGCGAGAGCGCCTCCTCGAACTTGACCTTCTGGGCGTGGTAGCCCGGGGTCTCGATGTTGGCGATGTTGTTGGCGATCGCCTTCTGCCGGGCGGCGAGCCCGTTCACGGCGATACGCAGCGCTGACGACGTGACATCGTCGAACACGGCAGCGACTCCTTCCCCCTTGCGTGGCCGCCGGTCCGTGGCGAGTCGTTCCCTGAGCGCTCCGTGCTCGTGCCCTTCCCATCGGCCACGGCGGCGCGCGCTTGAGGCCGCACGGGTTTCCGCTCAGTTGCGGATTCCGCTATCGAGTTGTCAAGAGACTCGTCCCCACGGACCCAGAGCGCGGGTCCGTGGGGACAGGGCAGAACAAAAGCCTTATGGGGTACGGATTCACATGGCGCAGTCCAGGTACGCCGGCCTCGACGGCACCGAGTCGCGGGTTTCCACCTTCGCCACGGCCGCCACCTGCCGGCGCGTGCCGACCAGGCGCTGCGCGAGCAGCTGCGCGGCCGCGGTCTGCCGCTTGAGGATGCCGTCCGCGCGCGGCCGCAGGTCCAGCGGAAGCGGGCCGAGGCCCTCCGGCGGCGACCACGGGTCGGGCACCGGCGCGTCGTCCAGCCGGTGCGCGTCGGCCAGCATCGTCTCCACGGCGGAGACGTCCAGCTCCAGGCGGTCGAGCGCCTCGGTCCAGGCCGACCGCCAGTCGTCCTCCGTACCGTGTGCGGTGTTCATGGTGGTTTCTCTCAGCCGGCCGCCGCGGGCTGCGCGGCCGCCTCCCGCCACGCGTCCCGGACCGGTTCGATCTGTTCGCGCACCAGGCGGGCCCGCTCCGCGTCACCGCCCACGTTCGCGCCGATCAGCTCCGCCAGCCAGTACGCGTACAGCGCGGCCAGCCCGGCCGCGCCGGACCAGACGGACATGTCCAGCGTCGAGCGCAGCTCGATGATGATCTCCTGGGCGTGCTGGAGCCGGTCGGACGCGGTGGTCCGGTCGCCGGCCAGCAGCGCCTCCTCGCCCTGCGCCACGTCCAGCACCAGGCGGTCGTAGAGCATCACCAGCAGCCGCCCGGGCGAGGCGGTGTTGATCGAGTCGTTGAGATAGCGGTTGCGCAGCGCCGGGCTGGTCATCTCGGTTCATCCCCCTACAGGCTGGCGAGCTGTCCGGACAGCCAGCTGGACTGGTTGTTCAACGAACTCAGCGAGGTCTCCATGGCGGAGAACTGGCGGGTGAGCGCGGTCTTGCGCGCGGCGAGCCGGATATCCCAGCTGCTGATCTGGTCGTTCATGTTCTCGATGAGCGACTTGCGGCCGTTGATCACGTCAGTGACGCCGGTCTGCGACTTGTCCGACAGCTCCTTGACCTTGGTCGCGTACGACGTGGTGGCCGTCTTGATCGCGTCCGGGTTGGCCTCGTACGCGGCCTTGAACTTGGTCTCGTCGAACGAGACGGTGCCGTCCCGGGTGAGCGAGATGCCCAGTTTCGAGAGGCTGCCGAAGTCCTCCAGGCCACCGCTGACCGTACCGAGCAGCCGCTGGCTGATCTGCCGCACCGAGAAGTCGCCGGCCAGCGCGGCCGCGCTCGACTTGGTCGCCGACGTCGAGCTGTACGCGGTCTGCTTGCTGATCTCGGAGAACGCGCCGTTCATGGCGTCGACCAGCGACTTCACCTTGGCGGTGATCGCTGAGGTGTCCGAGGCGACGTCGACCGTCACGCCGGTCTCGCCCGCCTTGGTCACCGTGATCGAGGTGCCCGGGATCAGATTGGAGAACGTGTTGCTGGTGCTGGTCACGGAGTAGCCGCCGTCCGCGTCCGCGCCGCCCACCTGGAGCTTCGCGTCGGACGCCGCGGTCGGCGTCTTGATCTCGGTGTCGAAGCCGGCGTCGATGGTGAAGCCGTTCGCGACCCCGGCCTTGGTCGAGCTCATCTGCAGGACGCTCTCGCCGCCCTCCAGGGCGACGACCGTCGCCTTGATGCCGAGGCCGGCGCCGTTGATGGCGCTGGCGATGCCGGCGAGCGAACGGTCGGCCGAGATGTCGACGTTCGACTGCGTACCGTCGCCCTTGGTGATGCTGATACTGCTCTGACTGGTGGCGTCGCCGGTGCTCACGGCGCGCGTGGTGGACACCTGCGCCCGGGACAACGAGATCACGTCGAACGTGACCGTGCCGGTCTGCGTGGAGTTGCCGCTCGCGGTGGTCGCGGAGACGGTGCTGCTGGACGAGGTCGCCTTCGCGGACCGCCAGGTGGCGAGCTTGCCGAGTTCGTCGGCCGCGTTCTCGGCGGCCGCGAGCTTGGTGTTCACGGACTGATAGGCGGTGACCGCCTTCTCCTCCGTGCTCACCTTCGTCTTCAGACGGGTCTGACCTGCCGCCTCGACCTGCATGAGCTGGGAGACGAGCGTGCTGGTGTCCATGCCGCTGACGAGGCCGCTGACGCTGGTGGTCACGTGCGATCCCTCCGAAGGTAGGGAATGGGAATTCATGGGATAGGGGCGGCCGGCGCCGTCTGCCAGCCGCCCCCACCTATTCGATTGTGAGAAGCGATCTTCAGTTGATTAAGTTGTTGTGTGGCCTAGCGCAGCAGCGACAGAACGCCCTGCGGGGCCTGGTTCGCCTGGGCCAGCATCGAGGTGCCAGCCTGCGACAGGATCTGGGCCCGCGTGAACGAGACCATCTCCTGGGCCATGTCGGTGTCACGGATACGCGACTCCGACGCCGACAGGTTCTCGACCGACACGTTCAGGTTGTTGATCGTGTGCTCGAGACGGTTCTGGTACGCACCGAGCGTCGCACGGGTGGTGGAGACGTTCTTGATCGCGTCGTCGATGGACGCGATCGCGGCGTCCGCACCGGTGGTCAGGTCGATGCCGCCGACACCCAGGCTGGTGGAGTCCATGGCCTGCGTGATGGCGACGGTGAACTTACCGCCCGTGGCGGTGATGTCCTTCCAGTCCACCTGGAAGTCACCGCTGTAGTTGCCGTCGAGGAGCGCCTGGGATCCGAACTTGGTGGTGTTCGCAATCCGGTCGAGCTCCTTGCCCAGCTCCGCGAACTCGGTGTTGCTCGCGGTACGCGCGTCGAGGTCGTTGGAACCCGACGACGACGCCTGCACCGACAGGTCACGCATACGCTGGAGAATGCTGTGCACCTCGGTGAGCGCACCTTCAGCGGTCTGCACGACGCTGATACCGTCCTGCGCGTTGCGAACGGCGACCTTGAGGCCACCGGTCTGGGCGCGCAGGCCCTCGCTGATGCTCAGACCAGCCGCGTCGTCGGCCGCCCGGTTGATGCGGAAACCGCTGGACAGCTTCTCCAGCGACTTCGCCATCTGGCCGTCCGTGACGGACAGGTTCCGGTAGGCGTTCTGCGCGGCGATGTTCTGGTTGATACGAAGACCCATGTGAAATTCCTCCTTGAGATCGGGCCCCTGTGCGGCACATCCGTGCGCCGTACGCCATGACTATTCGGCGCGGGGGACTCGCTCCTGAGATTTCGCGAGAGATTTTCTGGCTTTCGGCGCCGGCCCGGAAAAGAGCCGGAACGCCTGCGGGAGAAGGATCGGCGGTGCCGGGCGCGGCCTGAGCGTCAGGCCGCTATCGCGATCGGGACACCGTGGTGGTCGGTGAACGCGAGCCTGGTGTGCAGGTTCCCGAGCGAGCCGACCTCCTGGTAGTAGGACGCCCGGCGGCGGGCCACGCACCCGTCCTTCCTGTCCTTGCGGTCCACCAGCTCCGGGTCCAGGTGCGTGTTGAGCCCCTCGCGCAGCAGCGTCAGTGCCTCCGCGCGCAGTTGCGAGACGCGGGACTCGGTCACGCCGAGTTCGGCCGCGATCGTCGCCATCGGCCGCTCCTGCATGAAGTAGCCGGTGACCACGGTGCGCAGCCGGTCCGGCAGCGCCTCGATGGCGTTGTGCAGGTAGCCGATCTTCTCCCGGTGCAGCAGCAGGTCCTCCGGGCCCGCGGTGCGCTCGGTGACCATGTCCTCCGCGGCGCCCGTGGTGAAGCCCTGCAGGCTGAGCACGACCGCGCGCTGCACGTCGTCCTCCACCTCCTTGAGCTCGTCCACCGCGATGCCGAGGAACGCGGCCAGCTCCTGCTGGGTCGGCGTCCGCCCGAGCGTGGCGGTCAGCTCCTGCCGGGCGGTGTCGGTCTTGCGGGCCCGGGACCGGACGGACCGGGAGGCCCAGTCCAGGTGGCGCAGCTCGTCGAGGAGCGCGCCGCGCACGCGGGTGGCGGCGAACCGGGCGAACGGGATGCCCCGCGACGGGTCGAAGCCGCGCGCGGCCGTGACCAGCGCGGCGAGGCCGGCCGAGGTCAGGTCGTCGCGATTGACGTGCGAGGGCACCCGGCTCAGCATGTCGCGGA
This genomic interval carries:
- a CDS encoding flagellin N-terminal helical domain-containing protein — translated: MGLRINQNIAAQNAYRNLSVTDGQMAKSLEKLSSGFRINRAADDAAGLSISEGLRAQTGGLKVAVRNAQDGISVVQTAEGALTEVHSILQRMRDLSVQASSSGSNDLDARTASNTEFAELGKELDRIANTTKFGSQALLDGNYSGDFQVDWKDITATGGKFTVAITQAMDSTSLGVGGIDLTTGADAAIASIDDAIKNVSTTRATLGAYQNRLEHTINNLNVSVENLSASESRIRDTDMAQEMVSFTRAQILSQAGTSMLAQANQAPQGVLSLLR
- a CDS encoding sigma-70 family RNA polymerase sigma factor, whose protein sequence is MTAVAAATAANVATAHEQEHLIREHIPLVGHLVRDMLSRVPSHVNRDDLTSAGLAALVTAARGFDPSRGIPFARFAATRVRGALLDELRHLDWASRSVRSRARKTDTARQELTATLGRTPTQQELAAFLGIAVDELKEVEDDVQRAVVLSLQGFTTGAAEDMVTERTAGPEDLLLHREKIGYLHNAIEALPDRLRTVVTGYFMQERPMATIAAELGVTESRVSQLRAEALTLLREGLNTHLDPELVDRKDRKDGCVARRRASYYQEVGSLGNLHTRLAFTDHHGVPIAIAA